In Corticium candelabrum chromosome 1, ooCorCand1.1, whole genome shotgun sequence, the genomic stretch gttctacgtcggtttcaattcgcgcaaacctgcagatgagttcagtagaacgAAAcattgctggagagtgtaggttcagcggaccagtcccatgtaggccattcctacgctcattattcaccagcacttcgTCCATCAacggcttcactggatttcgtgttcacgcgctctccgcggagggctacctctctgcttcatgtatcagcgcaattacataaatgagctctttaggaaatcgaattagctttatcaagctatgaaaccggatcgggggtcacacgtcactatgacgttctcgaaagcgaccaggctcttctcgtgctggagcaattccggtaaaagctcctcctcctcgtgtgattcacgtgcggtacgcggttagctcagcgactgcgcggaagagcctggcttgcgaggctaacaTATCTCTAGCAATGCGTCATGTTATTTATAAACTCCctatatcatcaaaactgtctaacagaGTCTAACTGCATCATGCCTATACTACTGATAAATATATGTTAACTAAGTAAACTACAGTGTAACTATGTATCTTTTAGACAAAGACTGTATGAACAATCTCCGtggatgattttgtacaaacttcATCTGCTGGTACCCggtctttgtaatgcatggcgatGATAGGTGTGCAAGACGCTCCTCTGCCACGGTAGACCTTGCATATAAGTCTTCAGTTTCCTCAGTAGAAAaaatgacctctctgcttctgcacttgtgataggcaggtgtacatgctatcaatagcagacgatgaacattGGGTACAACCGAGAGTCACAGGCTCCCAAGGCCAGGAGAAGGTTAATTTATTGTTCGGTATGGTcttcttgcactcttgctctcttttccttgcttcttgcaTTTTCTGGTATTTACTTTGCCAAACTGACTGCCACCTCCTCACTTCACCTCGTAGAGACTTCGGGAATGGAAGATCGGCTTTCCATTCATTGGGTCAACGTCGGAACGAACCAGAAGGGTAAgcactagacacaacaatgctcggacattatcttgctcaccattagatcgttcgcacatctgaagaagcaggaagtctaggaagggtatcgcaacggatcgtttgtagtgctcaatcggactccgactactagtaggtgtaTTGCTCCGGTTTCGCTGTTAAGTTCGTTTTTCTTGGACCAGATTCAACGGATCCAATCCTGTCTGCgagtcgcagaatgtcttgataccagATGTCAAAGATGTGTCTAGTCTGCcttgttgccttcattctttcagttacgtactgagtgaaccattccctAGCCTACTcaacaaagatatcctggtcacgagtctggagtttcgctgccagatgtctcacttTGTCAAGAATCCGCTtagttattttaattaaatactgaaaatgagcacaatgcggcttcaagaccttgtgctttaTCTCCGAGGCCAACAAATTTGAAAGGGGGGGATTTGCAACCCCCAACTCCtaccctagatccgccactgaccgtttgctcacttaaacgAATTGTTcatagactcatctgtagtcggacgaTTTTTtgaggtaggtcctatcatgaaacgtggtcgtgggtaGGAAAAATTTGAGAATTGTGTACaacatttgtatatatataagctattatacagtagactgaacctggactttgatgacttgtgggattttcctgttactgtaatgtagttatgtttagagactgggtgggtagggtagtttggggtagtctggggcagtgtggggtagtttgcatagaagaagaatatatttaatatatatataggaccacgcccctttctgttgtgcgacccggattagaagcctcgctacgctcggcaataaatacatgtatagtaCGGCAGAAGTTCCTGGAGAATGCTGACGTGGCTGTCCAAAGCCACGTGTAAAGTACGTTCTCGCTAGCAAGGTCACTAGGTGATGCCTGAACGTGCTCCTAGAGTATTGTTTATATGCGGAAGGCAATGACTGGCTAGACAGAAGTATAAATCTACAGCCAGCTTTCACAAAATAGGAAAGTGTGAtttgatataaatttataaGCGACCtgcaaaaaacaaacattaaaGACTACTATTTCTCATTTTCTAAATTTTGACTGCAAGTCAGAGCATCATGAACTGATTTGGTCTAGAGAAACATTGAATCTTTAGCACAAATTCAGTCATGAAGTGTGAGGTGCATGTCAAGTCTATTTGTAGTTAGTACATATAGATATCCGACAATTGATCCATTATATTTAATACTTGATTGCCAATTTGGTATCTCTGTAGTTTGTGGCCAcagaataataataaaaaatgatGAGCATCATCTTAGTACAGAATTGATTTCTTCTTTCCTCACCTAGAGCGTCTTTTGCCCAATGAACACAATCATCAACAAATATCCTATACTATAAAATACGCGAACgctcgggaacgcccacttccgtctgtatgtctgtacgcgccgatcgacacgacgccggtctcggatcgtcgcgaaacgcggtggGCCGGTCGAGATTGCGAGTCGGAGATAAACTgtcgagtcggatttcgcccgCACTGACTCTGACGGCCCGTAAGTTACGAGACTTTGgtggcctgaaatgagatgcgcggatgtgcatatgtgtgtcttctcggaagtgacgtcattctccacgaatagatcatgacgtttaggtgggaagagtctgagatgtGGACGCTGGAAAATGCGTCGGATTGCTTTGGGGTCTGAAGTtaacctaaaattagattgctacgcgaatgtgtcttcgcggaagtgccGATTATGCGGATGTGATGTGTTTTGAGATACGCGGGAGATTTGAGATGCGCGGGAGTTTGTCTAATCAACTGACCGAGTATACGGTGGTGACGGGAACCGGTCTGCGCTTCATCTGCATTGATCGTCTGGATGCGCCATCATCAGATCTGCATCGTCTGGATTGCGCTGGCTGTAGACTTTGGcgttctgaaatgagatgagccggagtttgtttgctcaatccaTTAATTAACCGAGTATGTACGCGGATATGACGTgtgctcgccagccactgtacgccatcctctaattctcagagtgcaagatgcgccggctcaccgggccgcttttgcgtgcgtgcgtcttctttgcagaagtggcgtacaacgatagattgccaccgcccataggggCGGGTAGAACTAGTAGTCAATATAATATTACAGCAAGGCCTACTGGTGCTTTTTATTATCTGTTATTAACATCTTCGGTAAGTATAACCAAAAAGTTATCTGGGTCGAATACTACACATGCCTTCTATAATAGACTGATAACACACATCCACCAGCAAAAGTAAAGTTCATGAAACCACTGACATACTGTGACAAAACATCAACCACTTTGTATTTACGTGAAACTCCATTTCAATTACACTCTACACTGAAGTAGCTCCCACAGTTCAGTTTATCGTAATTAAATGAAGGCTCTCCACTACATAAAACACCACAAATGTACGTGATCAAGCACCTAAACTAAACTAGAAACCTACCAATCTAATCTGTACACTTGGATAGATGTAGCTTctctacttaattaagtacaaACTGGAGCATCCATCACATAGTCACTAATCCATGCTATGGTATCATGTTTCACACATATCTCAGTGAGTTGCTGGTTCTTCAATAATAAATTCAATCTGTATGGCAAGTTAAGGATATGTCATTAAGTAAGAAACACACATGAAACATGtaactaccaccaccaccaccaccaccaccaccattacaactacaacaatagtTAACAATCACACATGTAGTAATGCACAGGTGGATACAACTCTAAGTCCTCGTTCCATTGGATCAATCATAGTTACGCCTTTCGAGCTAAACAAGGTTCTGTTTTGTTCTTGAACAAAGTCTGCAATTCTGTCAAGACactgcacaaacacaaacacattaacTTACTGACAACAACAGTAAAAATGTTGGTCATCTATTGCTAGCACTAAGTCCTGCTAGTAACAGATACTTCGCTATCCACCAGTAGTgacttgcctgtctgtcttgttaCCTGTCCATCTACGTACGTCATATGACTCCTGCAtataaatgttaattaaactgtttcaATGGGTGTTTGTTGCTTCTAGCATACCTCAACTACTGAATAGAGACACTCTTGCATAATTACACTGTTATAGTCTAGTCCGTGTGGATCACCAAATAATACGGTACATGATCTTTTTGTTAACCCTTTTAAAATGACTATCCTTGAGCGTAGTTGGCAATTCTGTTAGCATCACAGTACTGCACATCTGCAGCATGTCGACTTCATGACTAACATAGCAAGTTAGAACCCATCATGCTTATCTAAATAAAACTGCTGTCTTCGTTATTGACATGCTACACGCAaatgcacacagtgacattcATGTAAACACAATGGCAAATTCCCTTACTTGTGTGCagtgtatacatacttgtcaTGACTACGGTTGTAACACCAGCAGTTGCTGTTATGGCATTAATTATAGACTTCAAGGGTGTCTACCagtttctaattaattttcaCACTAAAAATATACTCACTGATCCAAAGTTAGGTAAATGTATGCTTCGCTGCATTAGCTGAGTCTACTGTATATGTGACCACAAAATAAACCATCTATATTTGCTTGCCATTATATAGAAATACACAAACCGTGCCAAAATTTTCATCTAACTAACTAGTAACTGAAGATGTGTTTTTGCccttgcttccacagctatagCCTTCTGAAGAAACAATCAACTTGCCACGAAGTAATAGAATTTCGACATATTTTGCTTCCAAGcatgctacttgtaaaatagTACAAAGCGCATGTCCTTTCACGTGACCGCAAATTCTGAAATAGTCTGTACTCTACAGTACACTAGTAATGCGTGAACCTCCGTCGAGcgtcgcttcaaatgaaagctacgaagcaatactcattgggagtagcttctATCTGGAGTGGAGCAAATCTAGCTTCTCCCCAATCAGTCTCATGTACGTACGCAGAGTGTATCCAAACACCACAgctgccgactgctccttcTGTCAaccgtagacaggatagaagccgGTTCTAATTTTCCCAAAGCTATAGCTATAAATTCTGTATGTCCTTGTGTATTGTGTTACGTACATTAGCTACTGTACCGTATCGGTAGTTGGCGACGCGCGATAGCAAGGAAGCCCATACGTAACACGCTCACTACTCTTCCTGTTTGTGCATACTATggcagcaagattggatgctcgtagattttcaggtagcgctacttgaaatacgtttctgttgtttctgatcaaaaattgacgtctttctggcTAGATGTTCTCTCATGACGAACAGCgcgtagtgattggctgccccGCCATTGTCCCTGGTTGCCGCGTGTGACACAAAGAAGAATATAATGCgtcgtgattggtcactcgcttgcataccatacattcctgaagcttgacacccatatatggtaATTTTTTGGCgtacatagtcagccagccagccagccacagagatttggggCAAATAGAACCCTGTTAGTATACTGCtcctcgcaagtcacgtgacttcttcaaaGTCCCATCCCtttgactcacacacacacacacaccacacaccaatAACGTTCCTGGCTGTAAGcctacgttaattaatttccCTGTATAGATCGTCGTTAATCCTTTTGAAGGAAAGTCCATACCGTCTTAAATACCAATTCTAGGAAAGCGTCACTTCACCAGTAGATAGACTGACAGGAAACTTCACGCTTTACTTATGCCTCAGTTCTTACCTTTTCGTAGTTTGTCCTCGTACACATATGAATTGTAAACAACGACAGCCAGGCAACAGTTCCCTCCAGGCACGACAAACACCCGACGTGTTCAGCTTCCTTGAAAACAGCATTGATCCGGGCTACCATATTC encodes the following:
- the LOC134185266 gene encoding golgin subfamily A member 7-like, with amino-acid sequence MAAASSDSVGGRRNSKRAFIERDYSGGTAVRFEEKFPKELLGIVDERVVVNMVARINAVFKEAEHVGCLSCLEGTVAWLSLFTIHMCTRTNYEKCLDRIADFVQEQNRTLFSSKGVTMIDPMERGLRVIEFIIEEPATH